A region of Paractinoplanes abujensis DNA encodes the following proteins:
- a CDS encoding nuclear transport factor 2 family protein has translation MSCRNAATWDASHVATHHAITGHVIAIEGDRATIHAYVRAEHWAAGTDRCLVVGFYDNEAVRTDQGRRLGLAGRRPEQGLGGGAACGALIVWSVSAPAEGHGLPDLVPVRCGASA, from the coding sequence GTGAGCTGCAGAAACGCCGCAACCTGGGACGCGTCACACGTAGCCACGCATCACGCGATCACTGGGCACGTCATCGCGATCGAAGGCGATCGGGCGACCATCCACGCGTACGTTCGCGCGGAGCACTGGGCGGCCGGCACGGATCGGTGTCTGGTGGTCGGGTTCTACGACAACGAGGCGGTGCGCACCGACCAGGGCCGGCGACTTGGCTTGGCCGGTCGGCGCCCAGAACAAGGCCTCGGTGGCGGGGCTGCGTGCGGAGCGTTAATCGTTTGGTCGGTGTCGGCCCCGGCCGAGGGACATGGGCTGCCGGACCTGGTGCCTGTGCGGTGCGGAGCCAGTGCGTAA